Part of the Besnoitia besnoiti strain Bb-Ger1 chromosome Unknown contig00109, whole genome shotgun sequence genome, gagacagtttgttccctatctaccatattatctaattggtttaattttcttacaaacggcttttggtttgattgaattatcgcacccagataactccataccagtgaaccggtttgtaactccgcttcatatcgtacctgaatggtactttttagcatattatgcggtgttaaaagtaatcccatccaaaaccggtggtttgttagtatttatgtcctctctcattaacttagctcttttatctgaaattcgagctttgaatactcgaatgttgatacgacaacattttatgactcgaaatgtagtcagtggatgggtaattatttgggtatacagtatgatcttcttgattattattggtagtgctattccacaagcgacttatatcttatatggtagattagctactatcgtatatcttactaccggattggttctatgcttatactaaatcaatagttataatgactacagcttccaagcaaacatgattaccgtgatattgaaatccaacacttttagctgtcttaagcagtccagtggggtggtggtgtactgcaatcataaagaacttggttgtctgtatctcataaccggagtcatcttcagtattctaggaactataatgtctttgtttattcgatttgagttatacagttctggatcgcggatcatttgtacagagacgatagctacttataatgtgataataacgatacatggcctagctatgatctttatgttcttaatgcctgctttgtacggaggatatggtaacttctttgtaccaatatatattggtggttcggaagtcgttttcccaagaactaacgcgatctcctattttctagtaccattaggttctgtgttgttaactcaaagtatttgttccgagtttggtagtggtcttggttggacaatgtatcctccactaagtactagcttgatggtgttaaatccagaggcaactgattggattatcggaggtcttgcagtactaggaattagtagtattttaagttctattaacttccttggtacttgcgtcttcatgggttctaatgctggtgctaagaactatattctatatatctgggctatcatatttactgcccttatgttagtcttcactctacctattcttactggtggattagttatgatcct contains:
- a CDS encoding cytochrome b (encoded by transcript BESB_015680): MLSALSIVVSSVYLKKNICIQAFVPYLPYYLIGLIFLQTAFGLIELSHPDNSIPVNRFVTPLHIVPEWYFLAYYAVLKVIPSKTGGLLVFMSSLINLALLSEIRALNTRMLIRQHFMTRNVVSGWVIIWVYSMIFLIIIGSAIPQATYILYGRLATIVYLTTGLVLCLY